A section of the Mastomys coucha isolate ucsf_1 unplaced genomic scaffold, UCSF_Mcou_1 pScaffold15, whole genome shotgun sequence genome encodes:
- the Fam83d gene encoding protein FAM83D, translating into MAARIELLDDLPVACLSPCGPPNPTELFSEARRLALEQLLAGGPDAWATFLRRERLGRFLNADEVREVLGAAERPGEDGAAVAEDSFGSSHDCSSGTYFPEQSDLEPPALELGWPSFYRGAYRGATRVEAHFQPRGAGAGGPYGCKDALRQQLRSAREVIAVVMDVFSDIDIFRDLQEICRKRGVAVYILLDQALLSHFLDMCMDLKVHPEQEKLMTVRTITGNIYYARSGTKVVGKVHEKFTLIDGIRVATGSYSFTWTDGKLNSSNLVILSGQVVEHFDLEFRILYAQSEPISSKLLSNFQINAKFDHLADRKPQSKEPTLGNLLRIRLARLSSTPRKSNLGPEVLPKDRAETKRHDSEASTISDEDYFHSHKDQLEDSKVADAATQTEPGEEMAAVSLCEVGTQASSSMMCVGTQTTVVTRAASSQATVWSKSTPTQTEADESFLPQGAQSKEGSPASKMSVSRSSSLRSSSSVSSQGSLASSVSSHVSLTAADLHTPGYPKYLGLGTPHLDLCLRDSFRNLSKERQVHFTGIRSRLTQMLTVLSRRTLFTEHYLSYSPGSFTRASTNLVSVRDIALYPPYQ; encoded by the exons ATGGCTGCTCGCATCGAGCTGTTGGACGACCTTCCCGTGGCTTGCCTGTCTCCGTGCGGACCGCCTAACCCCACGGAGCTGTTCAGCGAGGCGCGGCGCCTGGCTCTCGAGCAGCTGCTGGCCGGTGGCCCCGACGCCTGGGCCACCTTCCTACGGCGCGAGCGGCTGGGCCGCTTCCTCAACGCCGACGAGGTGCGCGAGGTTCTGGGCGCCGCGGAGCGGCCGGGCGAGGATGGCGCGGCGGTAGCCGAGGACTCGTTCGGCTCCTCTCACGACTGCTCGTCCGGCACCTACTTTCCGGAGCAGTCGGACCTGGAACCACCGGCGTTGGAGCTCGGCTGGCCCTCCTTCTACCGGGGTGCCTACCGCGGTGCCACGCGCGTCGAGGCTCATTTCCAGCCCCGCGGCGCGGGCGCCGGAGGCCCGTACGGCTGCAAGGATGCGCTGCGCCAGCAGCTGCGCTCTGCCCGAGAG GTGATTGCTGTGGTAATGGACGTTTTCTCTGACATCGACATCTTCCGAGACCTGCAGGAGATCTGTAGGAAACGGGGGGTGGCTGTGTACATCCTTCTGGATCAGGCTCTGCTCTCCCACTTTTTGGACATGTGCATGGATCTGAAAGTTCATCCTGAGCAGGAAAAG CTGATGACGGTGCGGACCATTACAGGAAATATCTACTATGCAAGGTCAGGAACAAAGGTTGTTGGGAAGGTTCATGAAAAGTTCACACTGATTGATGGAATTCGGGTGGCAACAGGCTCTTACAG TTTTACTTGGACCGACGGCAAATTAAATAGCAGTAACTTGGTAATTCTGTCTGGCCAAGTAGTTGAACACTTTGATCTGGAGTTCCGGATCCTGTATGCCCAGTCAGAACCCATCAGCTCCAAACTCCTGTCCAACTTTCAGATCAATGCCAAGTTTGACCATCTGGCTGACCGAAAGCCACAGTCGAAGGAGCCCACACTGGGCAATCTGCTGCGCATCAGGCTGGCCAGACTTTCAAGTACTCCCAGGAAGAGTAACCTGGGCCCAGAGGTGCTGCCAAAAGACAGAGCCGAAACCAAGCGCCATGACTCCGAGGCTTCCACCATCAGCGATGAAGACTATTTCCACAGCCACAAGGACCAGCTAGAGGATAGCAAGGTGGCTGATGCTGCTACCCAAACAGAGCCAGGAGAAGAGATGGCTGCAGTAAGCCTGTGTGAGGTGGGAACACAGGCTAGTTCCAGCATGATGTGTGTTGGGACCCAAACCACAGTTGTCACCAGGGCAGCGAGCTCCCAGGCCACAGTGTGGTCCAAGTCCACTCCCACGCAGACTGAAGCTGACGAGAGCTTCCTTCCCCAGGGTGCCCAGTCTAAAGAAGGGTCACCGGCATCCAAGATGTCGGTGTCGAGGTCTTCcagtttgaggtcatcctcttCAGTGTCTTCCCAGGGCTCACTGGCAAGCTCGGTCAGCTCCCATGTTTCCCTGACGGCCGCTGATCTCCACACTCCCGGATACCCCAAGTACCTGGGTCTGGGCACCCCACATCTGGATCTGTGCCTGAGGGACTCGTTCAGAAACTTGAGTAAAGAACGGCAGGTCCACTTCACTGGCATCAGGTCCCGACTCACGCAGATGCTGACAGTGCTGTCCAGGAGAACGCTCTTCACAGAGCACTACCTCAGCTACAGTCCCGGAAGCTTCACCAGAGCTTCTACGAACCTGGTTTCTGTGAGGGACATAGCACTTTATCCTCCCTATCAGTGA